One stretch of Scatophagus argus isolate fScaArg1 chromosome 18, fScaArg1.pri, whole genome shotgun sequence DNA includes these proteins:
- the pfkpa gene encoding ATP-dependent 6-phosphofructokinase, platelet type isoform X10 — MAPPDSKKIFFENLLGAGKAIAVLTSGGDAQGMNAAVRAVVRMGLYVGAKVYFIHEGYQGMVDGGENIEEATWESVSSMLQVGGTVIGSARCKEFRTHEGRLKAAHNLVQRGITNLCVIGGDGSLTGANLFREEWSGLLTELVEQGLIEADAVQKYSALHIVGMVGSIDNDFCGTDMTIGTDSALHRIIEVVDAIMTTAQSHQRTFVLEVMGRHCGYLALVSALACGADWVLIPEMPPEDGWEDKMCQKLSANRAGMKRLNIIIVAEGAIDRNNKPITTDYVKNLVVKCLGFDTRVTILGHVQRGGTPSAFDRILASRMGVEAVLALLETTANTPACVVSLCGNQSVRLPLMECVQMTQEVQKAMDEKRFEEAVRLRGRSFENNLKTYKLLAHRKPESELPTSNFNVAVLNVGAPAAGMNAAVRSAVRVGISEGHKMFAVSDGFEGFYKGQIKEIKWGDVGGWTGQGGSLLGTKRTLPAKHTEKIAEQMRKHNINALLIVGGFEAFLSLLELLTARGKYDEFCVPMVMVPATVSNNVPGSDLSIGADTALNAITTTCDRIKQSASGTKRRVFIIETMGGYCGYLASVGGLAAGADAAYIFEEPFDIRDLQANVEHLTEKMKTSIQRGLVLRNENCNENYTTDFIYQLYSEEGKGVFDSRKNVLGHMQQGGAPSPFDRNFGTKISAKAMQWVTKKLVETFRQGRVFANSEDTCCLLGMRRRALVFQPVVQLKDETDFVHRIPKEQWWLKLRPLMKILAKYKTSYDVSDSGQLEHVVRNRPKESDASVAM, encoded by the exons ATGGCGCCGCCAGACAGCAAGAAAATATTCTTTGAGAACCTGTTGGGAGCGGGGAAAGCTATCGCTGTGCTGACAAGCGGAGGGGATGCTCAAG GGATGAATGCTGCTGTACGTGCTGTGGTTCGAATGGGGTTATATGTAGGAGCCAAAGTTTATTTCATTCATGAG ggATATCAGGGTATGGTGGATGGTGGGGAGAACATAGAAGAAGCCACTTGGGAAAGTGTCTCCAGCATGCTACAAGTG GGCGGAACTGTTATTGGCAGTGCCCGCTGTAAAGAGTTTCGCACCCATGAGGGACGCCTGAAGGCAGCTCACAACCTGGTGCAGCGTGGCATCACCAACTTGTGTGTGATCGGTGGAGATGGCAGTCTGACGGGAGCCAACCTCTTCAGGGAGGAATGGAGTGGGTTGCTCACGGAGCTGGTGGAGCAAG GCTTGATTGAAGCTGACGCTGTACAGAAATATTCAGCCCTTCACATCGTGGGCATGGTTGGCTCAATCGATAACGACTTCTGTGGAACTGACATGACAATCGGCACTGACTCCGCTCTGCACAGAATCATTGAAGTGGTGGACGCAATTATGACAACAGCACAGAG tCACCAGAGAACGTTTGTGTTAGAGGTCATGGGCAGACACTGTGG ATACCTGGCCTTGGTGAGCGCACTGGCTTGTGGGGCAGACTGGGTGTTGATTCCTGAGATGCCCCCTGAGGACGGCTGGGAGGATAAGATGTGTCAAAAACTGTCTGCG AACCGAGCAGGAATGAAAAGGCTGAATATCATAATTGTAGCCGAAGGGGCGATTGATCGTAACAACAAGCCCATTACTACTGATTATGTCAAGAAT CTTGTTGTCAAATGCTTGGGTTTTGACACACGAGTGACAATCCTGGGCCACGTTCAGAGAGGAGGGACCCCCTCTGCTTTCGACCGCATCCTG GCCAGTCGTATGGGTGTGGAGGCTGTTCTTGCCCTTCTGGAGACCACAGCCAACACGCCAGCCTGTGTGGTCTCATTGTGCGGCAACCAATCGGTGCGCCTGCCTCTGATGGAGTGTGTACAGATG ACTCAAGAGGTCCAGAAGGCCATGGATGAGAAACGGTTTGAGGAGGCAGTGAGGCTTCGGGGCAG GAGTTTTGAAAACAACCTGAAGACATACAAACTGCTGGCTCATCGTAAACCAGAATCTGAACTGCCAACT AGCAACTTCAACGTGGCAGTGTTGAATGTCGGCGCCCCTGCAGCGGGCATGAATGCTGCTGTCCGTTCAGCCGTCAGGGTGGGCATCTCTGAAGGtcacaaaatgtttgctgtcaGTGATGGCTTTGAGGGGTTCTACAAAGGACAG atTAAGGAGATTAAGTGGGGTGATGTGGGAGGATGGACGGGGCAAGGTGGATCTCTGTTGGGAACCAAAAG aACACTTCCTGCAAAGCACACTGAAAAAATTGCTGAGCAGATGCGAAAGCACAACATTAATGCGCTGCTAATTGTTGGTGGATTTGAG GCCTTCCTGTCACTGCTGGAATTGTTAACGGCGCGTGGGAAATATGACGAGTTCTGTGTGCCCATGGTCATGGTCCCAGCCACTGTCTCCAACAATGTGCCGGGCTCAGACCTCAGCATTGGCGCTGACACGGCTCTGAACGCCATCACTACT ACTTGTGACCGCATCAAGCAGTCGGCCAGTGGGACCAAAAGACGCGTGTTCATCATCGAGACCATGGGAGGCTATTGTGGCTACCTCGCCAGTGTGGGAGGCCTGGCTGCTGGAGCTGATGCTGCATACATCTTTGAGGAGCCATTTGACATCAGAGACCTGCAG GCCAATGTTGAACAtttgacagagaaaatgaagaccAGCATTCAAAGAGGACTGGTCCTCAG gAATGAGAACTGTAATGAGAACTACACAACAGACTTCATCTACCAGCTGTACTCTGAAGAAGGGAAGGGAGTGTTTGACTCGAGGAAGAATGTGCTGGGACACATGCAGCAG GGCGGAGCACCGTCCCCATTTGATCGCAACTTTGGGACCAAGATCTCTGCCAAGGCGATGCAGTGGGTCACCAAAAAGCTGGTGGAGACCTTCAGACAGG GCCGAGTGTTTGCTAACAGTGAggacacctgctgtctgctggggaTGCGTCGCAGGGCTCTGGTCTTCCAGCCTGTTGTACAACTCAAGGATGAGACTGactttgt TCACAGGATCCCTAAGGAGCAGTGGTGGTTGAAGCTGCGTCCTCTGATGAAGATCCTGGCCAAGTACAAGACAAGCTATGATGTTTCAGACTCTGGACAGCTGGAGCACGTCGTACGCAACCGACCTAAAGAGTCAGATGCTTCGGTTGCCATGTGA
- the pfkpa gene encoding ATP-dependent 6-phosphofructokinase, platelet type isoform X2, protein MAPPDSKKIFFENLLGAGKAIAVLTSGGDAQGMNAAVRAVVRMGLYVGAKVYFIHEGYQGMVDGGENIEEATWESVSSMLQVGGTVIGSARCKEFRTHEGRLKAAHNLVQRGITNLCVIGGDGSLTGANLFREEWSGLLTELVEQGLIEADAVQKYSALHIVGMVGSIDNDFCGTDMTIGTDSALHRIIEVVDAIMTTAQSHQRTFVLEVMGRHCGYLALVSALACGADWVLIPEMPPEDGWEDKMCQKLSATRSRGTRLNIIIVAEGAIDRHGKPITSSFVKDNRAGMKRLNIIIVAEGAIDRNNKPITTDYVKNLVVKCLGFDTRVTILGHVQRGGTPSAFDRILASRMGVEAVLALLETTANTPACVVSLCGNQSVRLPLMECVQMTQEVQKAMDEKRFEEAVRLRGRSFENNLKTYKLLAHRKPESELPTSNFNVAVLNVGAPAAGMNAAVRSAVRVGISEGHKMFAVSDGFEGFYKGQIKEIKWGDVGGWTGQGGSLLGTKRTLPAKHTEKIAEQMRKHNINALLIVGGFEAFESLLQLYEARATYEEFCIPMCMLPATISNNVPGTDLSIGADTALNAIVETCDRIKQSASGTKRRVFIIETMGGYCGYLASVGGLAAGADAAYIFEEPFDIRDLQANVEHLTEKMKTSIQRGLVLRNENCNENYTTDFIYQLYSEEGKGVFDSRKNVLGHMQQGGAPSPFDRNFGTKISAKAMQWVTKKLVETFRQDEGRVFANSEDTCCLLGMRRRALVFQPVVQLKDETDFVHRIPKEQWWLKLRPLMKILAKYKTSYDVSDSGQLEHVVRNRPKESDASVAM, encoded by the exons ATGGCGCCGCCAGACAGCAAGAAAATATTCTTTGAGAACCTGTTGGGAGCGGGGAAAGCTATCGCTGTGCTGACAAGCGGAGGGGATGCTCAAG GGATGAATGCTGCTGTACGTGCTGTGGTTCGAATGGGGTTATATGTAGGAGCCAAAGTTTATTTCATTCATGAG ggATATCAGGGTATGGTGGATGGTGGGGAGAACATAGAAGAAGCCACTTGGGAAAGTGTCTCCAGCATGCTACAAGTG GGCGGAACTGTTATTGGCAGTGCCCGCTGTAAAGAGTTTCGCACCCATGAGGGACGCCTGAAGGCAGCTCACAACCTGGTGCAGCGTGGCATCACCAACTTGTGTGTGATCGGTGGAGATGGCAGTCTGACGGGAGCCAACCTCTTCAGGGAGGAATGGAGTGGGTTGCTCACGGAGCTGGTGGAGCAAG GCTTGATTGAAGCTGACGCTGTACAGAAATATTCAGCCCTTCACATCGTGGGCATGGTTGGCTCAATCGATAACGACTTCTGTGGAACTGACATGACAATCGGCACTGACTCCGCTCTGCACAGAATCATTGAAGTGGTGGACGCAATTATGACAACAGCACAGAG tCACCAGAGAACGTTTGTGTTAGAGGTCATGGGCAGACACTGTGG ATACCTGGCCTTGGTGAGCGCACTGGCTTGTGGGGCAGACTGGGTGTTGATTCCTGAGATGCCCCCTGAGGACGGCTGGGAGGATAAGATGTGTCAAAAACTGTCTGCG ACCCGTTCCAGGGGCACAAGACTGAATATAATCATAGTTGCAGAGGGAGCCATTGACAGGCATGGAAAGCCTATAACCTCTAGTTTTGTCAAGGAT AACCGAGCAGGAATGAAAAGGCTGAATATCATAATTGTAGCCGAAGGGGCGATTGATCGTAACAACAAGCCCATTACTACTGATTATGTCAAGAAT CTTGTTGTCAAATGCTTGGGTTTTGACACACGAGTGACAATCCTGGGCCACGTTCAGAGAGGAGGGACCCCCTCTGCTTTCGACCGCATCCTG GCCAGTCGTATGGGTGTGGAGGCTGTTCTTGCCCTTCTGGAGACCACAGCCAACACGCCAGCCTGTGTGGTCTCATTGTGCGGCAACCAATCGGTGCGCCTGCCTCTGATGGAGTGTGTACAGATG ACTCAAGAGGTCCAGAAGGCCATGGATGAGAAACGGTTTGAGGAGGCAGTGAGGCTTCGGGGCAG GAGTTTTGAAAACAACCTGAAGACATACAAACTGCTGGCTCATCGTAAACCAGAATCTGAACTGCCAACT AGCAACTTCAACGTGGCAGTGTTGAATGTCGGCGCCCCTGCAGCGGGCATGAATGCTGCTGTCCGTTCAGCCGTCAGGGTGGGCATCTCTGAAGGtcacaaaatgtttgctgtcaGTGATGGCTTTGAGGGGTTCTACAAAGGACAG atTAAGGAGATTAAGTGGGGTGATGTGGGAGGATGGACGGGGCAAGGTGGATCTCTGTTGGGAACCAAAAG aACACTTCCTGCAAAGCACACTGAAAAAATTGCTGAGCAGATGCGAAAGCACAACATTAATGCGCTGCTAATTGTTGGTGGATTTGAG GCGTTTGAGAGTCTGCTGCAGCTGTATGAGGCTCGTGCTACCTATGAGGAGTTTTGCATCCCGATGTGTATGCTGCCTGCCACCATAAGTAACAATGTACCGGGCACAGATCTAAGTATCGGGGCAGACACGGCCCTCAATGCCATCGTGGAG ACTTGTGACCGCATCAAGCAGTCGGCCAGTGGGACCAAAAGACGCGTGTTCATCATCGAGACCATGGGAGGCTATTGTGGCTACCTCGCCAGTGTGGGAGGCCTGGCTGCTGGAGCTGATGCTGCATACATCTTTGAGGAGCCATTTGACATCAGAGACCTGCAG GCCAATGTTGAACAtttgacagagaaaatgaagaccAGCATTCAAAGAGGACTGGTCCTCAG gAATGAGAACTGTAATGAGAACTACACAACAGACTTCATCTACCAGCTGTACTCTGAAGAAGGGAAGGGAGTGTTTGACTCGAGGAAGAATGTGCTGGGACACATGCAGCAG GGCGGAGCACCGTCCCCATTTGATCGCAACTTTGGGACCAAGATCTCTGCCAAGGCGATGCAGTGGGTCACCAAAAAGCTGGTGGAGACCTTCAGACAGG ATGAAG GCCGAGTGTTTGCTAACAGTGAggacacctgctgtctgctggggaTGCGTCGCAGGGCTCTGGTCTTCCAGCCTGTTGTACAACTCAAGGATGAGACTGactttgt TCACAGGATCCCTAAGGAGCAGTGGTGGTTGAAGCTGCGTCCTCTGATGAAGATCCTGGCCAAGTACAAGACAAGCTATGATGTTTCAGACTCTGGACAGCTGGAGCACGTCGTACGCAACCGACCTAAAGAGTCAGATGCTTCGGTTGCCATGTGA
- the pfkpa gene encoding ATP-dependent 6-phosphofructokinase, platelet type isoform X5 produces MAPPDSKKIFFENLLGAGKAIAVLTSGGDAQGMNAAVRAVVRMGLYVGAKVYFIHEGYQGMVDGGENIEEATWESVSSMLQVGGTVIGSARCKEFRTHEGRLKAAHNLVQRGITNLCVIGGDGSLTGANLFREEWSGLLTELVEQGLIEADAVQKYSALHIVGMVGSIDNDFCGTDMTIGTDSALHRIIEVVDAIMTTAQSHQRTFVLEVMGRHCGYLALVSALACGADWVLIPEMPPEDGWEDKMCQKLSANRAGMKRLNIIIVAEGAIDRNNKPITTDYVKNLVVKCLGFDTRVTILGHVQRGGTPSAFDRILASRMGVEAVLALLETTANTPACVVSLCGNQSVRLPLMECVQMTQEVQKAMDEKRFEEAVRLRGRSFENNLKTYKLLAHRKPESELPTSNFNVAVLNVGAPAAGMNAAVRSAVRVGISEGHKMFAVSDGFEGFYKGQIKEIKWGDVGGWTGQGGSLLGTKRTLPAKHTEKIAEQMRKHNINALLIVGGFEAFESLLQLYEARATYEEFCIPMCMLPATISNNVPGTDLSIGADTALNAIVETCDRIKQSASGTKRRVFIIETMGGYCGYLASVGGLAAGADAAYIFEEPFDIRDLQANVEHLTEKMKTSIQRGLVLRNENCNENYTTDFIYQLYSEEGKGVFDSRKNVLGHMQQGGAPSPFDRNFGTKISAKAMQWVTKKLVETFRQDEGRVFANSEDTCCLLGMRRRALVFQPVVQLKDETDFVHRIPKEQWWLKLRPLMKILAKYKTSYDVSDSGQLEHVVRNRPKESDASVAM; encoded by the exons ATGGCGCCGCCAGACAGCAAGAAAATATTCTTTGAGAACCTGTTGGGAGCGGGGAAAGCTATCGCTGTGCTGACAAGCGGAGGGGATGCTCAAG GGATGAATGCTGCTGTACGTGCTGTGGTTCGAATGGGGTTATATGTAGGAGCCAAAGTTTATTTCATTCATGAG ggATATCAGGGTATGGTGGATGGTGGGGAGAACATAGAAGAAGCCACTTGGGAAAGTGTCTCCAGCATGCTACAAGTG GGCGGAACTGTTATTGGCAGTGCCCGCTGTAAAGAGTTTCGCACCCATGAGGGACGCCTGAAGGCAGCTCACAACCTGGTGCAGCGTGGCATCACCAACTTGTGTGTGATCGGTGGAGATGGCAGTCTGACGGGAGCCAACCTCTTCAGGGAGGAATGGAGTGGGTTGCTCACGGAGCTGGTGGAGCAAG GCTTGATTGAAGCTGACGCTGTACAGAAATATTCAGCCCTTCACATCGTGGGCATGGTTGGCTCAATCGATAACGACTTCTGTGGAACTGACATGACAATCGGCACTGACTCCGCTCTGCACAGAATCATTGAAGTGGTGGACGCAATTATGACAACAGCACAGAG tCACCAGAGAACGTTTGTGTTAGAGGTCATGGGCAGACACTGTGG ATACCTGGCCTTGGTGAGCGCACTGGCTTGTGGGGCAGACTGGGTGTTGATTCCTGAGATGCCCCCTGAGGACGGCTGGGAGGATAAGATGTGTCAAAAACTGTCTGCG AACCGAGCAGGAATGAAAAGGCTGAATATCATAATTGTAGCCGAAGGGGCGATTGATCGTAACAACAAGCCCATTACTACTGATTATGTCAAGAAT CTTGTTGTCAAATGCTTGGGTTTTGACACACGAGTGACAATCCTGGGCCACGTTCAGAGAGGAGGGACCCCCTCTGCTTTCGACCGCATCCTG GCCAGTCGTATGGGTGTGGAGGCTGTTCTTGCCCTTCTGGAGACCACAGCCAACACGCCAGCCTGTGTGGTCTCATTGTGCGGCAACCAATCGGTGCGCCTGCCTCTGATGGAGTGTGTACAGATG ACTCAAGAGGTCCAGAAGGCCATGGATGAGAAACGGTTTGAGGAGGCAGTGAGGCTTCGGGGCAG GAGTTTTGAAAACAACCTGAAGACATACAAACTGCTGGCTCATCGTAAACCAGAATCTGAACTGCCAACT AGCAACTTCAACGTGGCAGTGTTGAATGTCGGCGCCCCTGCAGCGGGCATGAATGCTGCTGTCCGTTCAGCCGTCAGGGTGGGCATCTCTGAAGGtcacaaaatgtttgctgtcaGTGATGGCTTTGAGGGGTTCTACAAAGGACAG atTAAGGAGATTAAGTGGGGTGATGTGGGAGGATGGACGGGGCAAGGTGGATCTCTGTTGGGAACCAAAAG aACACTTCCTGCAAAGCACACTGAAAAAATTGCTGAGCAGATGCGAAAGCACAACATTAATGCGCTGCTAATTGTTGGTGGATTTGAG GCGTTTGAGAGTCTGCTGCAGCTGTATGAGGCTCGTGCTACCTATGAGGAGTTTTGCATCCCGATGTGTATGCTGCCTGCCACCATAAGTAACAATGTACCGGGCACAGATCTAAGTATCGGGGCAGACACGGCCCTCAATGCCATCGTGGAG ACTTGTGACCGCATCAAGCAGTCGGCCAGTGGGACCAAAAGACGCGTGTTCATCATCGAGACCATGGGAGGCTATTGTGGCTACCTCGCCAGTGTGGGAGGCCTGGCTGCTGGAGCTGATGCTGCATACATCTTTGAGGAGCCATTTGACATCAGAGACCTGCAG GCCAATGTTGAACAtttgacagagaaaatgaagaccAGCATTCAAAGAGGACTGGTCCTCAG gAATGAGAACTGTAATGAGAACTACACAACAGACTTCATCTACCAGCTGTACTCTGAAGAAGGGAAGGGAGTGTTTGACTCGAGGAAGAATGTGCTGGGACACATGCAGCAG GGCGGAGCACCGTCCCCATTTGATCGCAACTTTGGGACCAAGATCTCTGCCAAGGCGATGCAGTGGGTCACCAAAAAGCTGGTGGAGACCTTCAGACAGG ATGAAG GCCGAGTGTTTGCTAACAGTGAggacacctgctgtctgctggggaTGCGTCGCAGGGCTCTGGTCTTCCAGCCTGTTGTACAACTCAAGGATGAGACTGactttgt TCACAGGATCCCTAAGGAGCAGTGGTGGTTGAAGCTGCGTCCTCTGATGAAGATCCTGGCCAAGTACAAGACAAGCTATGATGTTTCAGACTCTGGACAGCTGGAGCACGTCGTACGCAACCGACCTAAAGAGTCAGATGCTTCGGTTGCCATGTGA
- the pfkpa gene encoding ATP-dependent 6-phosphofructokinase, platelet type isoform X3, which translates to MAPPDSKKIFFENLLGAGKAIAVLTSGGDAQGMNAAVRAVVRMGLYVGAKVYFIHEGYQGMVDGGENIEEATWESVSSMLQVGGTVIGSARCKEFRTHEGRLKAAHNLVQRGITNLCVIGGDGSLTGANLFREEWSGLLTELVEQGLIEADAVQKYSALHIVGMVGSIDNDFCGTDMTIGTDSALHRIIEVVDAIMTTAQSHQRTFVLEVMGRHCGYLALVSALACGADWVLIPEMPPEDGWEDKMCQKLSATRSRGTRLNIIIVAEGAIDRHGKPITSSFVKDNRAGMKRLNIIIVAEGAIDRNNKPITTDYVKNLVVKCLGFDTRVTILGHVQRGGTPSAFDRILASRMGVEAVLALLETTANTPACVVSLCGNQSVRLPLMECVQMTQEVQKAMDEKRFEEAVRLRGRSFENNLKTYKLLAHRKPESELPTSNFNVAVLNVGAPAAGMNAAVRSAVRVGISEGHKMFAVSDGFEGFYKGQIKEIKWGDVGGWTGQGGSLLGTKRTLPAKHTEKIAEQMRKHNINALLIVGGFEAFESLLQLYEARATYEEFCIPMCMLPATISNNVPGTDLSIGADTALNAIVETCDRIKQSASGTKRRVFIIETMGGYCGYLASVGGLAAGADAAYIFEEPFDIRDLQANVEHLTEKMKTSIQRGLVLRNENCNENYTTDFIYQLYSEEGKGVFDSRKNVLGHMQQGGAPSPFDRNFGTKISAKAMQWVTKKLVETFRQGRVFANSEDTCCLLGMRRRALVFQPVVQLKDETDFVHRIPKEQWWLKLRPLMKILAKYKTSYDVSDSGQLEHVVRNRPKESDASVAM; encoded by the exons ATGGCGCCGCCAGACAGCAAGAAAATATTCTTTGAGAACCTGTTGGGAGCGGGGAAAGCTATCGCTGTGCTGACAAGCGGAGGGGATGCTCAAG GGATGAATGCTGCTGTACGTGCTGTGGTTCGAATGGGGTTATATGTAGGAGCCAAAGTTTATTTCATTCATGAG ggATATCAGGGTATGGTGGATGGTGGGGAGAACATAGAAGAAGCCACTTGGGAAAGTGTCTCCAGCATGCTACAAGTG GGCGGAACTGTTATTGGCAGTGCCCGCTGTAAAGAGTTTCGCACCCATGAGGGACGCCTGAAGGCAGCTCACAACCTGGTGCAGCGTGGCATCACCAACTTGTGTGTGATCGGTGGAGATGGCAGTCTGACGGGAGCCAACCTCTTCAGGGAGGAATGGAGTGGGTTGCTCACGGAGCTGGTGGAGCAAG GCTTGATTGAAGCTGACGCTGTACAGAAATATTCAGCCCTTCACATCGTGGGCATGGTTGGCTCAATCGATAACGACTTCTGTGGAACTGACATGACAATCGGCACTGACTCCGCTCTGCACAGAATCATTGAAGTGGTGGACGCAATTATGACAACAGCACAGAG tCACCAGAGAACGTTTGTGTTAGAGGTCATGGGCAGACACTGTGG ATACCTGGCCTTGGTGAGCGCACTGGCTTGTGGGGCAGACTGGGTGTTGATTCCTGAGATGCCCCCTGAGGACGGCTGGGAGGATAAGATGTGTCAAAAACTGTCTGCG ACCCGTTCCAGGGGCACAAGACTGAATATAATCATAGTTGCAGAGGGAGCCATTGACAGGCATGGAAAGCCTATAACCTCTAGTTTTGTCAAGGAT AACCGAGCAGGAATGAAAAGGCTGAATATCATAATTGTAGCCGAAGGGGCGATTGATCGTAACAACAAGCCCATTACTACTGATTATGTCAAGAAT CTTGTTGTCAAATGCTTGGGTTTTGACACACGAGTGACAATCCTGGGCCACGTTCAGAGAGGAGGGACCCCCTCTGCTTTCGACCGCATCCTG GCCAGTCGTATGGGTGTGGAGGCTGTTCTTGCCCTTCTGGAGACCACAGCCAACACGCCAGCCTGTGTGGTCTCATTGTGCGGCAACCAATCGGTGCGCCTGCCTCTGATGGAGTGTGTACAGATG ACTCAAGAGGTCCAGAAGGCCATGGATGAGAAACGGTTTGAGGAGGCAGTGAGGCTTCGGGGCAG GAGTTTTGAAAACAACCTGAAGACATACAAACTGCTGGCTCATCGTAAACCAGAATCTGAACTGCCAACT AGCAACTTCAACGTGGCAGTGTTGAATGTCGGCGCCCCTGCAGCGGGCATGAATGCTGCTGTCCGTTCAGCCGTCAGGGTGGGCATCTCTGAAGGtcacaaaatgtttgctgtcaGTGATGGCTTTGAGGGGTTCTACAAAGGACAG atTAAGGAGATTAAGTGGGGTGATGTGGGAGGATGGACGGGGCAAGGTGGATCTCTGTTGGGAACCAAAAG aACACTTCCTGCAAAGCACACTGAAAAAATTGCTGAGCAGATGCGAAAGCACAACATTAATGCGCTGCTAATTGTTGGTGGATTTGAG GCGTTTGAGAGTCTGCTGCAGCTGTATGAGGCTCGTGCTACCTATGAGGAGTTTTGCATCCCGATGTGTATGCTGCCTGCCACCATAAGTAACAATGTACCGGGCACAGATCTAAGTATCGGGGCAGACACGGCCCTCAATGCCATCGTGGAG ACTTGTGACCGCATCAAGCAGTCGGCCAGTGGGACCAAAAGACGCGTGTTCATCATCGAGACCATGGGAGGCTATTGTGGCTACCTCGCCAGTGTGGGAGGCCTGGCTGCTGGAGCTGATGCTGCATACATCTTTGAGGAGCCATTTGACATCAGAGACCTGCAG GCCAATGTTGAACAtttgacagagaaaatgaagaccAGCATTCAAAGAGGACTGGTCCTCAG gAATGAGAACTGTAATGAGAACTACACAACAGACTTCATCTACCAGCTGTACTCTGAAGAAGGGAAGGGAGTGTTTGACTCGAGGAAGAATGTGCTGGGACACATGCAGCAG GGCGGAGCACCGTCCCCATTTGATCGCAACTTTGGGACCAAGATCTCTGCCAAGGCGATGCAGTGGGTCACCAAAAAGCTGGTGGAGACCTTCAGACAGG GCCGAGTGTTTGCTAACAGTGAggacacctgctgtctgctggggaTGCGTCGCAGGGCTCTGGTCTTCCAGCCTGTTGTACAACTCAAGGATGAGACTGactttgt TCACAGGATCCCTAAGGAGCAGTGGTGGTTGAAGCTGCGTCCTCTGATGAAGATCCTGGCCAAGTACAAGACAAGCTATGATGTTTCAGACTCTGGACAGCTGGAGCACGTCGTACGCAACCGACCTAAAGAGTCAGATGCTTCGGTTGCCATGTGA